Proteins encoded in a region of the Rutidosis leptorrhynchoides isolate AG116_Rl617_1_P2 chromosome 9, CSIRO_AGI_Rlap_v1, whole genome shotgun sequence genome:
- the LOC139865859 gene encoding probable protein phosphatase 2C 12, whose translation MAAIKGEHHTIPLSVLLKRELASEKTERPEITSGQSNQSKKGEDFTLIKSECQRVLGDGVTTYSVFGIFDGHNGSAAAIYTKENLLNNVLGAIPRDLNRDEWITVLPRALVAGFVKTDKDFQEQVQSSGTTVTFVIIEGSVITVASVGDSRCILESADGALYYLSADHRLDCSEEERERVTASGGEVGRLIAGGGTQIGPLRCWPGGLCLSRSIGDLDVGEFIVPVPYVKQVKLSSAGGRMIIASDGVWDAMSAEAALVCCRGLPSDAAAAQIVKEAVEFKGLRDDTTCIVVDILPPDKTNSHVPQAKKTGKRVLKSMFRRKSSGSPPQVDDVYLSLDVVEELIEEGSALLSERLHTKYPLCNLFKLFSCAVCQKEMKPGEGISILEGLCTSTKPRPWDGPFLCLSCHEKREAMEGKRP comes from the exons ATGGCTGCGATTAAGGGTGAGCATCACACGATtccgttatctgtgttgttgaagcGTGAATTGGCTAGTGAGAAGACTGAGAGACCTGAAATTACTAGTGGTCAGTCTAATCAATCGAAAAAAGGGGAGGATTTCACACTGATTAAATCTGAATGCCAACGTGTTTTAGGAGACGGTGTGACGACTTATTCTGTTTTCGGG ATATTTGATGGTCACAATGGGTCTGCAGCAGCTATATATACTAAGGAGAACCTTTTAAACAATGTCTTGGGTGCTATTCCAAGGGACCTTAACCGAGATGAATGGATTACAGTGTTGCCTAGGGCGTTAGTAGCAGGATTTGTCAAAACAGATAAAGATTTTCAAGAACAAG TTCAATCGTCAGGAACAACTGTCACCTTTGTAATTATTGAAGGATCAGTTATAACCGTAGCTTCTGTTGGTGATTCTCGTTGCATACTTGAGTCTGCAGATGGGGCATTATATTATCTATCAGCAGATCACAGACTTGATTGTAGTGAAGAAGA GAGGGAGCGTGTCACTGCAAGTGGCGGTGAGGTTGGTCGGCTTATTGCTGGTGGTGGCACACAG ATTGGTCCTTTGAGATGTTGGCCTGGCGGTTTGTGTCTGTCGCGATCGATTGGAGATCTTGACGTTGGAGAGTTTATTGTTCCTGTTCCTTATGTTAAACAAGTGAAG TTGTCCTCTGCTGGTGGAAGGATGATTATTGCAAGTGACGGTGTCTGGGATGCCATGTCAGCAGAAGCTGCTCTCGTTTGTTGTCGTGGACTACCATCCGATGCTGCTGCTGCCCAAATTGTTAAA gAAGCTGTAGAATTTAAGGGACTGAGAGATGATACAACGTGCATTGTTGTAGATATATTACCACCAGATAAGACAAATTCTCATGTACCACAAGCTAAGAAGACTGGTAAAAGGGTATTAAAGTCAATGTTTAGGAGAAAAAGTTCGGGGTCACCACCTCAGGTTGATGACGTATATCTGTCACTAGATGTGGTAGAGGAGCTAATTGAAGAAGGATCAGCTTTGCTTTCAGAAAG GTTACATACCAAATACCCGCTTTGTAATCTGTTTAAATTGTTTTCTTGTGCGGTGTGTCAAAAAGAAATGAAGCCTGGGGAGGGTATATCAATACTTGAAGGATTATGTACTTCTACTAAACCAAGGCCCTGGGATGGTCCTTTCCTTTGCTTAAGCTGCCATGAAAAAAGAGAGGCCATGGAAGGCAAAAGACCTTAA